In Struthio camelus isolate bStrCam1 chromosome 31, bStrCam1.hap1, whole genome shotgun sequence, the genomic window TCAGTCCATCCTGGCCCGGCTTGGATCAGTCCCTCCGGGCTCAGCTTGGTCCATCCCGGCTTGGCTTGGTCCCTCCTGGCTTGGCTCAATCTCTCCTGGCTTGGATCAGTCCCTCTGGGCTCAGATCGGTCCATCCCTGGCCTGGCTCAGCTCAGACCCTCCTGGCTTGGTCCCTCCTGGTTCGGCTCAATATCTCCCGGCTCAGATTGGTCCATCTCGGCTTGGTCCATCCTGGCTTGGTCCATCCCAGTTCAGTCCATCCTGGCCTGGCTCGGTTCAATGCCTCCCAGTTCACCTTGGTCCATCCTGGTTTGGCTCGGCTTGGTCCATCCCAGTTTGGTCCATCCTGGCCTGGCTCGGCTCACTCCCTCCCGGTTCACCTTGGTCCCTCCTGGCTCGGTCCCTCCCAGTTCATCTTGGTCCTTCCCGGCTTGGATCAGTCCATCCTGGCTCGGTCCATCTCAGCTCAGTCCCTCCTGGTTCAGCTCGGTCCATCCCAGCTCGGCTCAGTCCATGCCGGCTCAGTCCCTACCGCTTTGGATCAGTCCGTCCCAGCTCGGCTCAGTCCATCCCGGCTCGGTCCATCCCAGCTCAGCTCGGTCCATCCTGGCTCGATCCCTCCCGGTTCGGCTCGGTCCATCCCGGATCGGTCCCTCCCGGTTCGGCTCGGTCCATCCCGGATCGGTCCCTCCCGGTTCGGCTCGATCCCTCCCGGTTCGGCTCGGTCCATCCTGGCTCGATCCCTCCCGGTTCGGCTCGGTCCATCCCGGCTCGGTCCCTCCCGGTTCGGCTCGATccctcccggctcggctcggtccATCCCGGTTCGGTccctcccggctcggctcggttcggttcggctcggctcggcccggcgcggcgcggcgccgccagcCTCCCCTGCCGGGCGCGGCGCGCCCTGCACCGGGCCGGTGCGGCggctgcagccggcggcggcggcggcgggtcccgctcggcggcgcggcggggcccggcggcggcgggggcgcggcgccggcggcggcggcggcggcgggatgcgGCTGCGGCGGCGCTAGGCGGgcgcggctccgctcccggctccggtgccggctccggcggggcggcccggcccggcccggcccggctgggctccggctccggctccggctccggctccggcaccggcaccggcaccggcaccggctccggcGGGGTCCGCGCCTCCAGGATGCGCCTCCTCGCCggcctcctgctgctcctctccgCCGGGCTCCCCGCGGTGCAGGtaagcgcggccgggccgggccgggccggtggggccggggctcggtgccgccccggggccggtgccggggccGCTCTGCACCGCGGGGGCCTCGCCGGGACGGGCCGGCGGGACCCCGTGGGGCCCGGGGCGAGGCCGGACACCCGCCGCGGGGTCGGGGGCTCGCAGACGGCGCTCGCTCGGTCCTTCCCGGCCCCCCGGGAGCAGCCAGGCTGGATGCGGGGCTTCGCCCCGGCGTCCCGCCGCCgtgccggccccgcgggcgcccgccTGGCACCCAGGGCCGTGTCGCCTCCGTGGGCCGCCCAGCACGGAGCCGCGGGTGCTGCAGCTCGGCCTCGCTCCGGGGCCtcgcgcagcggggccggggccggggccgggggcaagGGCTCGCCGCTCGCCATGGGGGCGCCGGGTGGCTCGGCGGGGATGCGCGTGCGGGAGCTGCTTCGCACGTGGATGGCAGTGGCGGTGGCCGCCGGGGACGAGCGCTGGCCTGGGCGCGCTGCAGTGGGCGGCAGGGACCGGCAGCTGGGGCCTCCACGAGCCGGGACCTCGCCGGACCTCACCCCCAGGCGCCCGGCACTGTTCCCCATCCTGGGGGAGCCAGGACCtgcgggtgccgtggggctggccaGCACTGGTCCTGCTCCAGGCCACCCCTGGGGGACGTCCCCAgtggcaggctggtggccctgcagCCCTCTACGGGCCGGGGTCCCCCCTGTGAGCCACCCCTGagcgccggctctgccccggAGGCTCCCTCCGGACGGCTGCCCCGCACGCAGCTCCCACGCTGCGTGGGGCCAACCCGCCGCAGGGGCTGCGGAtaggggcttggggccacttcgGGCGCCCGGcctcagccccacggccccaTCCGGTCCCCGACCGGCCCCGCCAGCTGTTCTGCAGCCCACGCGATGCTGCGCGCCTGGCCTGCTGTCAGAGAGCTCACCGCGAGCTGCAGGATGCTCGGCGCCCCGACCGCCTCTCCCTGGGGTCCCAGCGGCTTTGGAGCCTGGCGCCAAGCGCGGGGAGAGGCCGGGCCGGCGGGAAACGGGTGGCGTGGGGAGCGGAGGCCATGCATGgtaggcgggcgggcgggcaggcgggcacCGGTAGCCCCGGGGACCCCACtggcgccctgcagcccccagggctCGGCCACCCCCGGGCCAGCGAGGGTTGCCGCTTCCGCGTGCAGCGCCCTCGCACCCACACTGCCTCCTGCTGCGCTTCCTGCCGCCTCCGGGGTGCGGgctggccgggccgcggggccagggcgggcgcCCCAGCCGGGCCTTGCTGCctccctgctgcttctctccttgcaCCTGGACCGCGTTCCCCAGCGCGGCGCTAAATGCTGGGTAACGGGCTGGAATTAGCGAGCAATTTGCATGCAGATTCCCAGAGATCATGGcctgggctggaagggagccGTGTGGTGGAATAGCACATCAGTGGAGGTGAGGTcaggggctgggccggggggtctcggccccgctgcagccccggcgcGTTGGCAGCCTCGGCGGGCAGCTGCATGTGCAGCCCTGGCCGCCCCCGCAGCCGTGAACGGGACGTGGCAGCGACCTCGTGGCGGGGACGGCGTGTGCTGCACGGTGCTGCGGGCCCTGCCGCTGGCACAGGGTCGCCGTCCCCCCCATGGACAGGCAGGTCCTGTGGGTCTCTCGGAGACGCCCGCGTCtcgggcagccgctgggcagccgcccatcccatcctgtcccatcctgtcccatctcgtcctgtcccatcctgtcccatcccgtcctgtcccatcccgtcctgtcccatcctgtcccgtcccgtcctgtcccgtcccatctcgtcccgtcctgtcctgtccaatcctgtcctgtcccatcttGTCCCATtccatcccgtcccgtcctgtcccatcctgtcccttctcatcccgtcccgtcctgtcccatcctgtcccatcctgtcccatcctgtcctgtcctgtcccgtcccatcctgtcccatcccatcctgtcccgtcccatcctgtcccgtcccgtcctgtcccatctcATCCTGTCctatcctgtcccatcctgtcctgtcccatcttGTCCCAttccatcccgtcctgtcccgtcctgtcccatcctgtcccatcccatcccatcccgtcctgtcccatcccatcctgtcccgtcccgtcctgtcccttctcatcccgtcccatcctgtcccatcccatcccatcccatcccatcctggtGCATGTTGGTCCCGTGGGCCCGGAGCCCTGGGGATGCTGGAGGAGCGAAGCACTGGCCACCACGTCCCTGTCCCTGTCGCCCCGTGCGCTCGGCCAGCGGCGCAGGGctggcggcccggccgggctggggctgcgtGGCGGGTGGGCCACGGCGGGCGCCGTGGGCCTGTGCTGTGCGAGCCCGTCCCCACGCGGTGGCAGTGCGCgaccgcggcgcggggggccgcggccggggcgatGCTCAGGCCGCGCTGGGGctccgcggggaggggggggtgtcgcGGGCCCGCGGCAGGTGCTGCTGCGCCGGGGCGGGTGGCATGGGGGTCtgcagccggcggcgcggcctTGGGGACGACGCAGGCGCCCGGGCAGCGCGGTGACCTCTGCAGCGACGTGGGGACGGCACGGGGGGAGGATgctgcggggccgaggcgggtGGGCTGCGGCGGGCGTGGGGGGGGCCCGAGCACTTCCCAGCAGCGCTTTGGGCCTGGAATTTGGCGTTGCTGCCCCGGGCGCTGCAGGCGGCACGGCCGAGGGCTGCGCGGGCCCACGGCACCGTGCCGGGCGGCCTGGCTGGCGCCCAGCGCTGCCGCTGGCCTTGGCGTCTCCCCCGCGCCGGGGGAacccgccggccccgagcccggcaCCGTGCGCAGCACCAAGCCCCGTGCCGTGCGCTGCACCGTGCCCTGCGCCATGCATCGTGCCGTGCCCTGCGCCATGCACCGTGCCGTGCACCGCCCCAGCGCCAGTGCCGCTGCTCTGCCCGCCGCTGCAGGGGCCCCGCTGGCAGCAGCGGCGCTGGGACCACGTCCCCAACCCCGCCGCCCTCGCcagcagctccctgagctgctcgTCCGGGCCAGCACGTGGctcgctggggctggggggggaactgggggggggaCAAGGAGGGGAACTGGGGGTCCGGGAGGGGaatgggggggctgggaggggaacGGCAGGTCCAGGAAGGGAATGGGGGGGTGCAGGAAGGGAActggggtgcaggaggggagcggggggctgggaggggaatGGGAGTCCAGGAGGAGACCGGGGGGTCCAGGAGGGGACCGGGGGGTCCAAGAGGGGACCGGAGGGTCTGGGACAGGAGTGGGGGGCCAGGAGGGAAATGGGAGTCCAGGAGGAGACCGGGGGGTCCTGGACGGGAGCGGGGGGCTGAGAGGGGAATGGGGATCTGAGAGGGGAATGGTGGGTCTGGGAGGGGACCGGGGGGTCCGGGACGGGAGCgtggggccgggaggggagcgacgCCCGGAGGAGCAGACAGCAGCTGCTGCCGGGCCGAGGCCGAGCCGTGGGCAGGGTCTcgcgtggggccggggcggggacGGCGCCCGCGGGTCCTTGCGGCCgtccggggacgggacgggacgggacggggcggcgggggtcGGGCGcccccgggccgagccgagccgggcggggccgagccggggccgggccgaaCCGGGGCCGAACCGGGGCCGAaccggggccgggctggcccgGGGCCAGCGGCGCCGACGTCACTCCGGAGCGGCGCCGGCCGCGCTATAAgggcgagcgcggcgcgggctccgcaggcggcggcaccggcaccggcaccggcaccggcaccggcaccggcaccggcacgggcggggggagggaggggagggggggaggcgggggcatgcggcggcggcggcggcgacatgACGGTGCCGCTGCTGAAGATCGGGGCCGTGCTGAGCACCATGGCCATGGTCACCAACTGGATGTCCCAGACGCTGCCCTCGCTCGTGGGGCTCAACGGCACCGCCGTGTCGCGGGCCGGCACCTCCGAGAAGATCGTGAGTCGCCCCGGTCCTGGGGGGGGACaacggaggggccgggggggcgccgggctgcggcaccggctccggcaccggcaccggctccggcGGGGGCGAGCGGGTCGGGCGGCCCCGGGATGCGGCGCACCGGgatcccccccttccccgccctctTCCCGGTGGGGGcgcaccgggaccccccgggcTCGGGGACCCCCCCTTCCCCATCTTCCCCGCCGATGCAGATGCTCCGGGACCCCCCGGGCTCGGGGACCCCCCGATGGGGAcgcactgggacccccccgggctcGGAGACCCCCCGATGGGGATGCCCCCTGGGCTCGGGGAcccccccttccccatcctcccccccAATGGGGATGCACCGGGACCCCCCTGGgctcggggacccccccctccccatcctcccCCTCGATGGGATGCACTGGGACCCCCCTGGGCTCGGGGAcccccccttccccatcctcccccGCAATGGGGacgcaccgggacccccccggccggATGCTCCTGCCCGGCTCGAAGGACCCTCCCATTGGGGAGCGCTGGGGTCGGGGGGAGCCAGAGGGGCCGAGGGGGCCCCCCAGGAAGCGACTACAGCAGGGTCCGACCCAGCGCTTCACCCACAGCCCCAGCCGGGATCTGATGGGGggagcaggacgcctgggcccggggGCAACGCCGGGGGGGGGCCAGGCCACCGTCAGGGCGGGTGCCATAAGCTGCTTCCCCCGGCGCAGCTGGAGGCTctggggggtggcggcggccccgCAGGGGCAGAGCCCCTCGGCGCCCAGGGAGAGGCACCGGCCGGCCGTGCACGGGCGACGGCAGGGACGAGCGGCCTCTGCCCGCGGGGTGCACGGCGGCTGCCCAGCGCCCGCTGCCCGGGTCCCGCCGGCCCCTGCAGCCCCGGAGCTGCGGCGGGCGATGCTCCCTCGCAGGCGATGCTGCACCGCGGGCGATACTCTGCCGTGGACGATGCTGCACAGCGGGCGATGCTCCATCGCAGGCGATGCTCCGTCGCGGCGATGCTGCGCGGCGGGTGGCCCTCACCACAGCCGGCTCCGCTAGCCAGCCCCGCGCTCCAGGCCCGAGCGAGCCGCCGGCGTGTCGCAGGGCAATTAGCCATGCGCGGGGCAAAGTGGGTGATGCGCTGTGCTAATTGCCTAATCATTAGTCGCTCTTCAGTGTTCATTGCAAAATCATTAATCACTGTGAAGGAGCGCTGCTAATGTGGCTGTAATGGGCTGCCATGACCACCCACGCTGCTGCGGGCGGCCCAGCGCTGTGGGGTGCGCTGGgccccctgctgctgctgcagcggctGCACGGGTGCAAGGGCAGGCGTgcaagggggtgtgtgtgtgcaatgGCATGTGGGCAAGTGCGTGCAAGTGCGTGCAATGACATGTGTGCAATGGCATGTAACAGgggtgtgcgtgcacgtgtgtgcaaTGGCGTGCGTGCAGGGGTGCGCGGTGCAGGACACACGCATGAGCAGCCCAGCAGCACGGCTCTTCGGGGGCTGATGtcagctgctgcacagccccagccGCCGCTGAGCTGCCCTCTGCCTGCGCTCGGTGCCGTCCCGCGCGTCACCCCCGTGCTGCGCGTTGCCCTGAATCCCCAGGAAATCCCGAGACTCTCTTCTGGAAACCACCGGTGCCTGGTCTGCCTTGTTCGAGGCGAGCGGCTGGACGCTCCCGGCCACGCAGTGGGTTGAGTGGGGCTGTGGTGGATGGCACTGGGGCGGAGAGGCGGCAGCTCGcgagggcagcggggcagcggggcagggcccATCCTCgtggcgccggggctgcgccacGATGGACCGGTGGCGGCTTGCAggggcactggggcagcagggcagggcccaTCCCCGTGGCACCGGGGCTGCGTCGTGACGGACCAGTGGCGGctcgcgggggcagcggggcagggcccATCTCCATGGCGCCAGGGCTGCTCCGCGACGGACCGGCGGCGCTGCCGGAGCCGGAGGcagggggctccgcgccgccagcTCCTGCCCTCCCGCTCGGTGAGCGTTCGGGCTGTTTGCTTCCGTTGGCGATAACTCGGGGAATTTACTGCCTTCTGGGAGTTTGGCACCTTTGCCGGCTAATTTATGCTCGTTGCGCTGGAGATTTGAGAGCGGTGTTTAGCCACCGCCGCGTCTCATAAATCCCTTCCGATGTGAAACATGAAGCTAAAACCGCGGCGCGCGAAGCAAAGCGTCGTCCCCGGCTTGTTACCGGGACCGGCTCGTTTGTCTCTGCCTGGCGCCGTGCAGCGGGAGCTCACAGAGAGGCGGTCGCTCTTGATTTTCATAATTAATAATTATGAATTACCCATGAAATGCTAAATGGCCCAGCGCAAAAATGCCGGCTTGTGGTGTGAATAAATCAggcaggcaggggaaggagggggacGGCGCTTGCTCTCCTGCACAGGCATCCGGCGGCCCGGCAGGGTCGTGGTGTGTTGGGGTATTTTTGGGCAAAAACCTTGAAACACGGCGATGGAGGCTCCCGGAGCTGGCAAACGGCGGGGCGCTTCTGTCCGCGACACGGAGCTCTCGCTGTGCCGTGGTGAAACCTGCTCGACTCGACCCCGCAAGGGGACCCGCCAGGCCAGGCgccgctgcggggccgcggcctTGAGCCGAGGTTGGGCTCGGCACCGCCGCGTGCCGGAGCGCGCGGGTGCCCCTGTCGCTGGAGGGGGGGTCCCGCGATGTGGGGCACCTGGAGCACGGGGGGGGCCCCATATGGCTGGGGGGGGTCTCCATAAGGCCAAGGGCCAGGTGAATCCCTTATGGTCGAGTTGGTCCCTTATGGCTGCAGGTCCCCTATGGCCAGGTGATGCCCCCATGGCCAGGTGATGCCCCTATGTCTGTAGGTCCCCCATGGCCAGGTGATGCCCCTATGGCCAGGTGATGCCCCTATGGCTGCAGGTCCCCCATGGCCAGGTGATGCCCCCCATGGTCAGGGATGCCCCCATGGCTGCGGGTCCCCTGTTGCCCTGCAGCGCTGCAGCCGCCCGGCGAGCGCCGGCCGGGAGCTCACGGCTTCGCCCGCTCTTGCCCGCAGACCCTCTTCCAGAGCCCCGATGAGGGCTGGCAGGTCTACACCTCGGCGCAGGCCCCCGATGGCAAGTGCCTCTGCACCGCCGTCATCCCCGTGCAGGGCACCTGCTCCCGGGACCTGCGCAGCCACCAGCTCCGACGGCTCACCGAGAAGGTAAGCGGCGCCCGGTGCGCGCCCGCATCTCTCCGGCCGCGGCAGCGGGCGAGGTGcccggggcgggagggcaggacCGTGGCCGCGTGGGGGTCCCCAGTGCCGGCCAGGCTCCCGCGGGTGCTGCCCCCCGCACCGGCCGCAGCTTTTCTCCTAATTCCCCCTGGTTCCCACACCCCCACgcccacccccagcccccagTAAACTTTTATTATAACTTGCGGCAAAAACACGGCTTAAACAGCTCCCTTCAGAGGCGCCGCAAATACCAGCAGGGCTCGTGCTGGTAAATAAATAACCGTTCAAGGAACGCAGCATTTTGCAGCGCGGAAATAAAATAAGTTTGCTGCCCGTGCCAGGCGAAGTTAAAGCAGGGGGGCTCGGGGCCCCTGCCGGGGAGGCGCTCGGGCGGCAGCCGGAGCGGGATGCACGGGAGGCGGTGGCGCGCGCAGCAGcatcctcgccgccgccgccgcaggtgcagaacGTCTCGCAGTCGATGGAGGTGCTGGACCTGCGCACCGCCCGCGACCTGCAGTACGTGCGCAACACCGAGGCGCTGCTGCGGGGCCTGGACGCCCGGCTGCGGGCCGCCGCCGACGGCCACAGGAGCCTCAACGCCAGGAGCTTCCAGGTAGCTGGGGCCGGAGGGCCGGGAGCCCCAGGCCCGGGGCGGTGGGCATCTTCCCGCGGGCGGGATCCTGCCTCTGCCAggcgcccgcgccgggccccAAGCGCAGCCGAGGGCCATCCCCTCCCCAAGCGCTGGTGggcgccgggcgcggagccgccggctcGGTACTGACGtgcagccgggggcggcggggcggccccctccccgcaccccctCGGCAGGAGCTCCAGGACAAGATGAcggagctgctgccgctgctgcccgtGCTGGATCAGTACAAGGCGGACGCACGGCGGATGGGGCAGCTGAAGGAGGAGGTGAGGAACCTCTCGGCGAGCCTGCTGGCCCTCCAGGAGGAGATGGGCGCCTACGACTACGAGGAGCTGCAGCGGcgggtgctgctgctggaggcgcGCCTGCACGCCTGCCTGCAGAAGCTGGGtacggccccggcgcccccctccccgcccaccggGGCGCCCCTCTGTGGAGCCCTGTCCCCGAGCGCCCTGGGGACGCGCGGTGCCCTCGGCGGTGGGACggtgccggggggcggccgggacccccgccgccgccgcccctgaccccgctctggccctgcaggctgCGGCAAGCTGACGGGCGTCAGCAACCCCATCACCATCCGCGCCTCGGGCTCCCGCTTCGGGTCCTGGATGACCGACACGATGACGCCCAGCGCCGACAGCCGGGTGAgtggggcggcagcgcggggctggggccggcgggtCTCCTGGggggctccttcccccccctccgcccTGGCGCGGTGAGTTTGGCCAGTGCtcagcccccgccccggcgctgcaTTTCGCAgaccggcggcggcccccccggcaccgCAAGCCCTGCAGCCCTCCCGGCTCCTGCTGCCGCGGCCGCCCTGGAGCCCACCGGGGCACGCTGCCGGCGGGGCCCGCGCTGGCTGCTCGCTTCTTGGGGGTGCACGCGTCCAGGCGCTCGCTTCTTGGGGGAGCCCACACGCGGGTGCACACCTTTTGGGGGGCCTGCACCCAGGTGCTTGCTTCTTGGGGGTGCATGTGTCCAGGTGCacaccttttggggggggggccgcacCCAGGTGCTCGCTTCTTGGGGGCTGCATGCACAGGTGCTCGCTGCCCAGGGTGCCAGCTCCGGGTGCTCGTGCCGCTGGGTGCCTGGTGCGTGCCGCTGGGTGCCAGTGCCGGGGCCACGGCTGCCGCGCtctgccgggccgggcgctgcggggggaggccgggccggcacGTGGCTGCAGCCCCTCGGTCCCGCTGGCTGCTCCGCATGCAGCGcgcctttcctttaaaaattagcCAAGCGTTGTGGTCTGCAGAAAGAGTGAAAACTCGCCCAGCTCCGTAAATGGACGGGGGAAGACAAAAAAGGGgcgcagcccggccaccccggggTGGAAGGCGGGAATTTTTGCCTCCGTCCTTgtcggggccgggttgggggccggggggccgagcTGCCCTCACCCCTGCCGCCCCCAGGTGTGGTACATGGACGGCTACTACAAGGGGCGCCGCGTGCTGGAGTTTCGGACCCTCAACGACTTCGTCACGGGGCAGAACTTCGTGCAGCACCTCCTGCCGCACCCCTGGGCCGGCACGGGCCACGTGGTCTTCAACGGGTCGCTCTACTACAACAAGTACCAGAGCAACGTCGCCGTGAAGTACCACTTCCGCTCGCGCAGCGTCCTGGTGCAGCGCAGCCTGGCCAGCGCCGGCTACAACAACACCTTCCCCTACTCCTGGGGCGGCTTCTCCGACATCGACTTCATGGTGGACGAGAGCGGGCTCTGGGCCGTCTACACCACCAACCAGAACGCCGGCAACATCGTGGTGAGCCGGGTGGACCCGCAGACGCTGGAGGTGCTGCGCAGCTGGGACACGGGCTACCCCAAGCGCAGCGCCGGGGAGGCCTTCATGATCTGCGGCACCCTCTACGTCACCAACTCCCACCTGGCCGGCGCCAAGATCTACTTCGCCTACTACACAAACACTTCCAGCTACGAGTACACGGATATCC contains:
- the OLFM2 gene encoding noelin-2 isoform X1: MTVPLLKIGAVLSTMAMVTNWMSQTLPSLVGLNGTAVSRAGTSEKITLFQSPDEGWQVYTSAQAPDGKCLCTAVIPVQGTCSRDLRSHQLRRLTEKVQNVSQSMEVLDLRTARDLQYVRNTEALLRGLDARLRAAADGHRSLNARSFQELQDKMTELLPLLPVLDQYKADARRMGQLKEEVRNLSASLLALQEEMGAYDYEELQRRVLLLEARLHACLQKLGCGKLTGVSNPITIRASGSRFGSWMTDTMTPSADSRVWYMDGYYKGRRVLEFRTLNDFVTGQNFVQHLLPHPWAGTGHVVFNGSLYYNKYQSNVAVKYHFRSRSVLVQRSLASAGYNNTFPYSWGGFSDIDFMVDESGLWAVYTTNQNAGNIVVSRVDPQTLEVLRSWDTGYPKRSAGEAFMICGTLYVTNSHLAGAKIYFAYYTNTSSYEYTDIPFHNQYSHISMLDYNPRERVLYTWNNGHQVIYNVTLFHVIKTSGEL
- the OLFM2 gene encoding noelin-2 isoform X2, producing MRLLAGLLLLLSAGLPAVQTLFQSPDEGWQVYTSAQAPDGKCLCTAVIPVQGTCSRDLRSHQLRRLTEKVQNVSQSMEVLDLRTARDLQYVRNTEALLRGLDARLRAAADGHRSLNARSFQELQDKMTELLPLLPVLDQYKADARRMGQLKEEVRNLSASLLALQEEMGAYDYEELQRRVLLLEARLHACLQKLGCGKLTGVSNPITIRASGSRFGSWMTDTMTPSADSRVWYMDGYYKGRRVLEFRTLNDFVTGQNFVQHLLPHPWAGTGHVVFNGSLYYNKYQSNVAVKYHFRSRSVLVQRSLASAGYNNTFPYSWGGFSDIDFMVDESGLWAVYTTNQNAGNIVVSRVDPQTLEVLRSWDTGYPKRSAGEAFMICGTLYVTNSHLAGAKIYFAYYTNTSSYEYTDIPFHNQYSHISMLDYNPRERVLYTWNNGHQVIYNVTLFHVIKTSGEL